The following are from one region of the Streptomyces rubrogriseus genome:
- a CDS encoding DUF6351 family protein yields MTTPPAPAHDTRPTHRRSRPAVVAAALAAVFLGTLGNVSAAPAREAGEPTAGQPSVADCPPALAEKATCYTGQDADGAYYTMAVPHRWNGSLVVHAHGGPDLGDASDPARSTEDLERWAVMVDQGYAWAASSYRRGGYGARMAAADTDNVRRLFTDRFGRPEHTYLHGQSWGGNVAAKVAETYGRRPGAYDGVLLTNGVLGGGSRGYDYRVDLRVVYQYYCHNHPRPTEPQYPLWQGLRPGSTMTTAGLRARLQECTGYASEPADRTRAQQRNLDDILAVTGIPERTLESHLRFATFTFRDIVTNRLGGRNPWSNRGVRYSGSHDDKALNAGVERFSVDPTARRDLSWDSDLTGRVSLPVLTLHAIDDPTAFVEHEAAYRATLRGAGRDRNLVQTFTREHEHSSLSDSEYATSISALDSWVRTGRRPSPRSIADSCPAFDARYAEGCLYDPGFHPAPYAARVRPRPGGLAWPAMTAAQERAWSRIEGVGIAP; encoded by the coding sequence TTGACCACACCCCCCGCTCCCGCGCACGACACCCGGCCCACCCACCGCAGAAGCCGCCCGGCGGTGGTGGCCGCCGCGCTCGCCGCCGTCTTCCTCGGCACCCTCGGCAACGTCTCCGCCGCCCCCGCCCGGGAGGCCGGAGAGCCCACGGCCGGACAGCCGTCGGTCGCCGACTGCCCGCCCGCCCTCGCGGAAAAGGCCACCTGCTACACCGGCCAGGACGCGGACGGCGCCTACTACACGATGGCCGTGCCCCACCGCTGGAACGGCTCCCTCGTCGTGCACGCGCACGGCGGCCCCGACCTCGGCGACGCCTCGGACCCCGCACGCAGCACCGAGGACCTGGAACGCTGGGCGGTGATGGTCGACCAGGGATACGCCTGGGCCGCCTCCTCCTACCGGCGCGGCGGCTACGGGGCCCGCATGGCGGCCGCCGACACCGACAACGTGCGCCGCCTGTTCACCGACCGGTTCGGCCGGCCCGAACACACCTACCTGCACGGCCAGTCCTGGGGCGGGAACGTCGCCGCCAAGGTCGCCGAGACCTACGGCCGGCGCCCCGGCGCCTACGACGGTGTGCTGCTGACCAACGGCGTGCTAGGCGGCGGTTCGCGCGGCTACGACTACCGCGTGGACCTGCGGGTGGTCTACCAGTACTACTGCCACAACCACCCGCGCCCCACCGAGCCGCAGTACCCGCTGTGGCAGGGCCTGCGTCCCGGCTCCACGATGACGACCGCGGGGCTGCGCGCCCGGCTCCAGGAGTGCACGGGCTACGCCTCCGAACCGGCGGACCGGACCCGGGCGCAGCAGCGCAACCTCGACGACATCCTCGCCGTCACCGGCATCCCCGAGCGCACCCTGGAATCCCATCTGCGGTTCGCCACCTTCACGTTCCGGGACATCGTGACCAACCGGCTCGGCGGGCGGAACCCCTGGAGCAACCGGGGAGTGCGCTACTCGGGTTCGCACGACGACAAGGCGCTGAACGCGGGCGTCGAGCGCTTCTCGGTCGACCCCACCGCACGGCGCGACCTGTCCTGGGACAGCGACCTCACCGGCCGGGTCTCCCTGCCCGTCCTCACCCTGCACGCCATCGACGACCCGACGGCGTTCGTGGAGCACGAGGCGGCCTACCGCGCCACCCTCCGCGGTGCCGGCCGGGACCGGAACCTCGTCCAGACCTTCACACGGGAACACGAGCACAGCTCCCTGAGCGACTCCGAGTACGCCACCTCGATCTCCGCGCTGGACTCCTGGGTGCGCACCGGCCGCAGGCCGAGCCCGCGCTCGATCGCCGACTCCTGTCCCGCCTTCGACGCCAGGTACGCGGAGGGTTGTCTCTACGACCCCGGCTTCCATCCCGCTCCGTACGCCGCCCGGGTGCGGCCCCGGCCGGGCGGTCTTGCCTGGCCCGCCATGACGGCCGCGCAGGAGCGGGCGTGGAGCAGGATCGAGGGTGTGGGGATCGCGCCGTAG
- a CDS encoding alginate lyase family protein, which yields MSSAPPRRHRRSRAVLLATLTAALTGALLTGPGSAIPRADAAPAAFTHPGVTVSQGQLDFARAKVDAGAQPWKGAFDQMMASRYADLNRTPKPRAVVECGSYSNPNYGCTDEREDAIAAYTNALAWYFTRDERYARKSIELMDAWSAVLRDHTNSNAPLQTGWAGSSWPKAAEIIKYTYGGTWANSGRFATMLRDVYLPEIINGSNSNGNWELTMTEAAVGISVFLEDKASYDKAMARFRTRTAAYVYLNSDGELPKTVPSQHLDTRDKIVKYWQGQSTFVTGLTQETCRDFTHTGYGISSVSHVAETSRIQGQDLYGTDVGERLRQALGFQAKYQQGAAVPSWLCGGEVDLGLGPVTEVGYNALHNRLGFAMTNTQALTERTRPSGTNNLFVAWETLTHGDNPA from the coding sequence ATGTCCTCTGCTCCCCCGCGCCGGCACCGCAGATCCCGCGCCGTCCTCCTCGCCACCCTCACCGCCGCGCTCACCGGCGCCCTGTTGACCGGGCCCGGCTCGGCCATCCCCCGCGCGGACGCCGCACCGGCCGCGTTCACGCACCCCGGAGTCACCGTCTCCCAGGGTCAACTCGACTTCGCCCGCGCCAAGGTCGACGCCGGGGCCCAGCCCTGGAAGGGCGCCTTCGACCAGATGATGGCGAGCCGGTACGCCGACCTGAACCGCACCCCGAAGCCCCGCGCGGTGGTCGAGTGCGGTTCCTACTCCAACCCGAACTACGGCTGCACCGACGAGCGCGAGGACGCGATCGCGGCCTACACCAACGCGCTGGCCTGGTACTTCACTCGGGACGAGAGGTACGCTCGCAAGTCCATCGAGCTGATGGACGCCTGGTCCGCCGTGCTCCGGGACCACACCAACAGCAACGCGCCGCTGCAGACCGGGTGGGCCGGGTCCTCCTGGCCCAAGGCCGCCGAGATCATCAAGTACACGTACGGCGGCACCTGGGCGAACTCCGGCCGCTTCGCCACCATGCTCCGCGACGTCTACCTGCCCGAGATCATCAACGGCTCCAACTCCAACGGCAACTGGGAGCTGACGATGACGGAGGCCGCCGTCGGCATCTCCGTCTTCCTGGAGGACAAGGCCTCCTACGACAAGGCCATGGCCAGGTTCCGCACCCGCACGGCCGCGTACGTGTACCTGAACTCCGACGGAGAGCTGCCGAAGACCGTGCCGAGCCAGCACCTCGACACCCGGGACAAGATCGTCAAGTACTGGCAGGGCCAGTCCACCTTCGTCACCGGCCTCACCCAGGAGACCTGCCGGGACTTCACCCACACCGGGTACGGCATCTCGTCCGTCTCGCACGTCGCCGAGACCAGCCGGATCCAGGGCCAGGACCTGTACGGCACCGACGTCGGCGAGCGACTGCGGCAGGCGCTCGGCTTCCAGGCCAAGTACCAGCAGGGCGCCGCCGTGCCGAGCTGGCTGTGCGGGGGCGAGGTGGATCTCGGCCTGGGCCCGGTGACCGAGGTCGGCTACAACGCCCTGCACAACCGCCTCGGGTTCGCCATGACCAACACCCAGGCCCTGACCGAGCGCACCCGCCCCTCCGGCACGAACAACCTCTTCGTCGCCTGGGAGACCCTCACCCACGGCGACAACCCCGCGTAG
- the paaE gene encoding 1,2-phenylacetyl-CoA epoxidase subunit PaaE, which yields MAPTAPVPAAPVRTRRRPAFHRLRVAAVERLCADAAAVSFEIPDELAGEFVFAPGQSLTLRREVDGRDERRSYSICAPAGSAPRIGVRVVPGGLFSAWLVDEVRPGDTVEVMAPTGLFTPDLTTPGHHVLVAAGSGITPMVSIAESVLAADDRSTVTLFYGNRRTDTVMFADELADLKDLHPTRFHLAHVLSREPREAEVLSGRLDAGRLAALVGSLVDVERADHWWLCGPQGMVADAQQVLAGLGVPAERVHRELFYADDEPVREVRHEESGPEGPVSEVTITLDGRSTTASLSRERSVLDGAQQTRPDLPFACKGGVCGTCRALVTDGSVDMRRNYALETAEVDAGYVLTCQSYPVSEKLTVDYDS from the coding sequence ATGGCCCCGACCGCCCCCGTCCCGGCGGCCCCGGTGCGCACCCGCCGCCGGCCCGCCTTCCACCGTCTGCGCGTCGCGGCCGTCGAGCGGCTGTGCGCGGACGCGGCGGCCGTGAGTTTCGAGATCCCCGACGAGCTGGCCGGGGAGTTCGTCTTCGCGCCCGGCCAGTCGCTCACCCTGCGGCGCGAGGTGGACGGCCGGGACGAGCGCCGCTCCTACTCGATCTGCGCACCGGCCGGTTCGGCGCCGCGCATCGGGGTCCGCGTGGTGCCGGGCGGACTGTTCTCGGCGTGGCTGGTCGACGAGGTGCGTCCGGGCGACACCGTCGAGGTGATGGCGCCCACCGGCCTCTTCACGCCCGACCTGACCACCCCCGGCCACCACGTCCTGGTCGCGGCCGGTTCGGGCATCACGCCCATGGTCTCCATCGCCGAGTCGGTGCTCGCCGCCGACGACCGCTCCACCGTCACCCTCTTCTACGGCAACCGCCGCACGGACACGGTGATGTTCGCCGACGAGCTGGCCGACCTGAAGGACCTCCACCCGACCCGCTTCCACCTCGCCCACGTGCTCTCCCGCGAGCCCCGCGAGGCCGAGGTGCTCTCCGGCCGCCTGGACGCCGGACGGCTCGCGGCGCTCGTCGGCTCCCTGGTGGACGTGGAGCGGGCAGATCACTGGTGGCTGTGCGGACCGCAGGGCATGGTGGCCGACGCCCAGCAGGTCCTGGCCGGCCTCGGCGTCCCGGCGGAGCGCGTCCACCGGGAGCTGTTCTACGCCGACGACGAGCCCGTGCGGGAGGTGCGCCACGAGGAGAGCGGCCCCGAAGGACCCGTCAGCGAGGTCACCATCACCCTGGACGGCCGCTCGACGACCGCCTCGCTCTCCCGGGAGCGGTCGGTGCTCGACGGGGCCCAGCAGACCCGCCCCGACCTGCCCTTCGCCTGCAAGGGCGGGGTCTGCGGGACCTGCCGGGCCCTGGTCACCGACGGCAGTGTCGACATGCGCCGCAACTACGCGCTGGAAACCGCCGAGGTCGACGCGGGCTACGTCCTGACCTGCCAGTCGTACCCGGTCTCCGAGAAGCTGACCGTGGACTACGACAGCTGA
- the paaD gene encoding 1,2-phenylacetyl-CoA epoxidase subunit PaaD — MVSRDPALLDARRARHVAEQVPDPELPMLTLADLGVLRDVEVDGDGTVVASLTPTYSGCPAMAEMRADVAARLRAAGYPRVEIRTVLDPPWTSDWITESGRGKLAEHGIAPPGAAPRGPVSLVLSPTRPAVPCPRCGSVDTEETSRFAATSCKALWRCRACREPFEYVKEI; from the coding sequence ATGGTGAGCCGGGACCCCGCACTCCTGGACGCGCGCCGCGCCCGGCACGTCGCCGAGCAGGTGCCCGACCCCGAGCTGCCCATGCTGACCCTCGCCGACCTCGGCGTGCTGCGCGACGTCGAGGTGGACGGGGACGGCACCGTGGTCGCCAGCCTGACCCCCACCTACTCGGGCTGCCCGGCCATGGCCGAGATGCGGGCGGACGTCGCCGCGCGGCTGCGCGCGGCGGGCTACCCGCGCGTGGAGATCCGCACCGTCCTGGACCCGCCGTGGACCAGCGACTGGATCACCGAGTCCGGCCGCGGCAAGCTCGCCGAGCACGGGATCGCCCCGCCCGGCGCCGCGCCCCGCGGCCCGGTCTCCCTGGTGCTGTCGCCCACCCGGCCCGCGGTGCCCTGTCCCCGCTGCGGCTCGGTGGACACCGAGGAGACCTCCCGCTTCGCCGCCACGTCCTGCAAGGCGCTGTGGCGCTGCCGGGCCTGCCGCGAGCCGTTCGAGTACGTCAAGGAGATCTGA
- the paaC gene encoding 1,2-phenylacetyl-CoA epoxidase subunit PaaC: MSDDHVYLTLAEGHEDDTRWAYGTGFEDPLHGVDTTVPEGVDAAALAAECVALADDALVSAQRLAEWVTRAPELEEEVALANIGLDLLGQARLLYSRAGQADGTGRGEDAYAYFRDAGDFRNVRLAELPGGDFAFAVVRLLVLSSWRLAHFRRLETHPDPVLAAVAAKGVKELTYHRQYAAEWCVRLGDGTDESHRRMRAALDEIAPYLGELHTAYDVRDEVADDLRQVTEAAGLPLPVYRPLPGSGRAGEHTEHLAPLLTELQGVARAHPGATW; this comes from the coding sequence ATGAGTGACGACCACGTCTACCTCACCCTGGCCGAGGGGCACGAGGACGACACCCGCTGGGCCTACGGCACCGGCTTCGAGGACCCGCTGCACGGCGTCGACACCACCGTGCCCGAGGGCGTCGACGCCGCAGCGCTGGCCGCCGAGTGCGTCGCGCTCGCCGACGACGCCCTGGTCAGCGCCCAGCGGCTCGCCGAGTGGGTCACCCGCGCGCCCGAGCTGGAGGAGGAGGTGGCGCTGGCCAACATCGGCCTCGACCTCCTCGGCCAGGCCCGCCTGCTCTACTCGCGCGCCGGTCAGGCCGACGGCACCGGCCGCGGCGAGGACGCGTACGCCTACTTTCGCGACGCCGGCGACTTCCGCAACGTCCGCCTGGCCGAACTCCCGGGCGGCGACTTCGCGTTCGCCGTCGTGCGGCTGCTGGTCCTCTCCAGCTGGCGCCTGGCCCACTTCCGGCGGCTGGAGACACACCCCGACCCGGTGCTCGCGGCGGTCGCCGCCAAGGGCGTCAAGGAGCTGACCTACCACCGGCAGTACGCCGCCGAGTGGTGCGTGCGCCTGGGCGACGGCACCGACGAGTCGCACCGCCGGATGCGCGCCGCACTGGACGAGATCGCCCCGTACCTGGGCGAGCTGCACACGGCGTACGACGTCCGGGACGAGGTCGCCGACGACCTGCGCCAGGTCACGGAGGCCGCCGGGCTGCCCCTGCCCGTGTACCGGCCGCTGCCCGGCTCGGGCCGGGCCGGCGAGCACACCGAACACCTGGCGCCGCTCCTGACCGAGCTGCAGGGCGTCGCCCGCGCCCACCCGGGGGCGACATGGTGA
- the paaB gene encoding 1,2-phenylacetyl-CoA epoxidase subunit PaaB: MTPETARKPDRRGWPLYEVFVRGKRGLNHVHVGSLHAADDAMALTHARDLYTRRNEGVSIWVVRSEHITASTRDEKDPFFAPSADKVYRHPTFYDIPDDVPHI; this comes from the coding sequence ATGACCCCCGAGACGGCCCGGAAGCCCGACAGGCGGGGCTGGCCGCTGTACGAGGTGTTCGTGCGCGGCAAGCGCGGCCTCAACCACGTCCACGTCGGCTCGCTGCACGCCGCCGACGACGCCATGGCGCTCACCCACGCCCGCGACCTCTACACCCGGCGCAACGAGGGCGTGAGCATCTGGGTGGTGCGCTCCGAGCACATCACCGCCTCCACCCGCGACGAGAAGGACCCCTTCTTCGCCCCCAGCGCCGACAAGGTCTACCGCCACCCGACCTTCTACGACATCCCCGACGACGTCCCGCACATCTAG
- the paaA gene encoding 1,2-phenylacetyl-CoA epoxidase subunit PaaA, which produces MTTTHAAEAPPPDAPDGLQEHFDATIARDQRIEPRDWMPDGYRKTLVRQIAQHAHSEIIGMQPEGEWITRAPSLRRKAILFAKVQDEAGHGLYLYSAAETLGADRDDLTERLIEGRQKYSSIFNYPTLSFADVGVIGWFVDGAAICNQVPLCRSSYGPYARAMVRICKEESFHQRQGYELLMTMMRGTDAQREMVQDAVNRWWWPSLMMFGPPDDASPNSARSMAWKIKRHSNDELRRRFVDMTVPQAEKLGVTLPDPELRWNEEAGHHDFGTPDWDELMRVIKGDGPCNDRRMERRRTAHEEGAWVREAATAHAAKQAARTEKGAAA; this is translated from the coding sequence ATGACCACGACACACGCCGCCGAGGCGCCGCCCCCGGACGCGCCGGACGGGCTCCAGGAGCACTTCGACGCGACGATCGCGCGCGACCAGCGCATCGAGCCGCGGGACTGGATGCCCGACGGCTACCGAAAGACGCTGGTACGGCAGATCGCCCAGCACGCGCACTCGGAGATCATCGGCATGCAGCCCGAGGGCGAGTGGATCACCCGCGCCCCGTCGCTGCGCCGCAAGGCGATCCTGTTCGCCAAGGTGCAGGACGAGGCCGGGCACGGGCTGTACCTGTACTCGGCGGCCGAGACGCTCGGCGCGGACCGCGACGACCTCACCGAGCGGCTGATCGAGGGGCGCCAGAAGTACTCGTCGATCTTCAACTACCCGACCCTGAGCTTCGCCGACGTCGGAGTGATCGGCTGGTTCGTGGACGGCGCCGCGATCTGCAACCAGGTGCCACTGTGCCGCAGCTCCTACGGGCCCTACGCGCGCGCGATGGTGCGCATCTGCAAGGAGGAGTCCTTCCACCAGCGGCAGGGCTACGAGCTGCTGATGACGATGATGCGCGGCACCGACGCCCAGCGCGAGATGGTCCAGGACGCGGTGAACCGCTGGTGGTGGCCGTCGCTGATGATGTTCGGCCCGCCCGACGACGCCTCGCCCAACTCGGCGCGGTCGATGGCCTGGAAGATCAAGCGGCACAGCAACGACGAACTGCGCCGCCGCTTCGTCGACATGACCGTCCCGCAGGCCGAGAAGCTCGGCGTCACCCTGCCCGACCCGGAGCTGCGCTGGAACGAGGAGGCCGGGCACCACGACTTCGGCACCCCCGACTGGGACGAGCTGATGCGCGTCATCAAGGGCGACGGCCCCTGCAACGACCGGCGGATGGAGCGGCGGCGCACCGCCCACGAGGAGGGCGCCTGGGTGCGCGAGGCGGCCACCGCCCACGCCGCCAAACAGGCCGCCCGCACGGAGAAGGGAGCGGCGGCATGA
- the paaI gene encoding hydroxyphenylacetyl-CoA thioesterase PaaI, producing MVDTVSQATEQTPTEAMFSADEASRGLGIELVEHGEGTALVRMTVTPAMVNGHRIAHGGFLFLLADTAFACACNSHGPVTVAAGADIVFVAPAREGDVLVARAEERVRYGRSGIYDVSVRRGDEVVAEFRGRSRSVRDDGRDRSARDDGGSRDARQEAARETPGTTKESR from the coding sequence GTGGTGGATACGGTGTCGCAGGCCACTGAGCAGACGCCGACGGAGGCGATGTTCTCCGCGGACGAGGCCTCCCGGGGGCTCGGGATCGAGCTGGTGGAGCACGGGGAGGGGACCGCACTGGTCCGGATGACCGTGACCCCGGCGATGGTGAACGGACACCGGATCGCCCACGGAGGGTTCCTCTTCCTGCTGGCCGACACCGCCTTCGCCTGCGCCTGCAACAGCCACGGCCCGGTGACCGTGGCGGCCGGCGCCGACATCGTCTTCGTCGCCCCGGCCCGCGAGGGCGACGTGCTCGTGGCCCGCGCCGAGGAGCGGGTCCGGTACGGACGCAGCGGGATCTACGACGTGAGCGTGCGGCGCGGCGACGAGGTGGTCGCGGAGTTCCGGGGCCGCAGCCGCAGCGTGCGGGACGACGGGCGCGACCGGAGTGCGCGGGACGACGGAGGCAGCCGCGACGCGCGGCAGGAAGCGGCGCGCGAGACGCCGGGCACGACGAAGGAGTCGCGATGA
- the paaK gene encoding phenylacetate--CoA ligase PaaK, whose amino-acid sequence MSSEPTTGAAPAPRPGEPLPHDLLDDAERLSREQLRELQLDRLRATLRHAYDNVELYRKKFDAAGVTPDDCRSLADLSRFPFTTKADLRDTYPFGMFAVPMADVRRVHASSGTTGRATVVGYTENDLSMWADVVARSIRAAGGRPGHKVHISYGYGLFTGGLGAHYGAERAGCTVIPASGGMTARQVQIIQDFRPEIIMVTPSYMLTLLDEFERQGVDPRTSSLEVGIFGAEPWTEEMRREIEERMDIHAVDIYGLSEVIGPGVAQECVETKDGLHIWEDHFYPEVVDPLTDAVLPGGEEGEIVFTSLTKEALPVIRYRTRDLTRLLPGTARPAFRRMRKVTGRCDDMIILRGVNVFPTQVEEIVLRTPGVAPHFQMRLTERGRMDHMTVRVEARPDAAPEQREAAARAIARGVKDGVGVTVEVEVVEPETLERSLGKIRRVWDLRGA is encoded by the coding sequence ATGAGCAGCGAGCCGACGACCGGGGCGGCCCCGGCACCCCGACCGGGCGAGCCCCTCCCCCACGACCTGCTGGACGACGCCGAGCGCCTGTCCCGCGAGCAGCTCCGGGAGCTCCAGCTCGACCGCCTGCGCGCGACCCTGCGGCACGCCTACGACAACGTGGAGCTGTACCGCAAGAAGTTCGACGCCGCCGGGGTGACCCCCGACGACTGCCGCAGCCTGGCCGACCTGTCCAGGTTCCCCTTCACCACCAAGGCGGACCTGCGGGACACCTACCCCTTCGGCATGTTCGCCGTCCCGATGGCCGACGTGCGGCGCGTGCACGCCTCCAGCGGCACCACCGGCCGCGCCACCGTCGTCGGGTACACCGAGAACGACCTGTCCATGTGGGCGGACGTGGTGGCCCGTTCGATCCGCGCCGCAGGCGGCCGCCCCGGGCACAAGGTGCACATCTCCTACGGCTACGGCCTGTTCACCGGCGGTCTCGGCGCCCACTACGGCGCCGAGCGCGCCGGCTGCACGGTGATCCCGGCCTCCGGCGGCATGACGGCGCGCCAGGTGCAGATCATCCAGGACTTCCGGCCCGAGATCATCATGGTCACCCCGTCCTACATGCTCACCCTGCTCGACGAGTTCGAGCGCCAGGGCGTCGATCCGCGCACCAGCTCCCTCGAGGTCGGCATCTTCGGCGCCGAACCCTGGACCGAGGAGATGCGGCGCGAGATCGAGGAGCGCATGGACATCCACGCCGTCGACATCTACGGCCTGTCCGAGGTGATCGGCCCCGGCGTGGCACAGGAGTGCGTCGAGACCAAGGACGGGCTGCACATCTGGGAGGACCACTTCTACCCCGAGGTCGTGGACCCGCTCACGGACGCGGTGCTGCCCGGGGGCGAGGAGGGCGAGATCGTCTTCACCTCCCTCACCAAGGAGGCACTCCCGGTGATCCGCTACCGCACGCGCGACCTGACCCGCCTGCTGCCGGGCACCGCGCGCCCCGCCTTCCGCCGGATGCGGAAGGTCACCGGCCGCTGCGACGACATGATCATCCTGCGCGGGGTGAACGTCTTCCCCACCCAGGTCGAGGAGATCGTGCTGCGCACCCCGGGCGTCGCACCGCACTTCCAGATGCGGCTCACCGAACGCGGCCGCATGGACCACATGACGGTGCGGGTGGAGGCCCGGCCCGACGCCGCTCCCGAGCAGCGCGAGGCCGCCGCGAGGGCGATCGCCCGGGGCGTCAAGGACGGGGTGGGCGTGACCGTGGAGGTGGAGGTCGTCGAGCCGGAGACCCTGGAGCGCTCGCTCGGCAAGATCCGCCGGGTGTGGGACCTGCGGGGCGCGTGA
- a CDS encoding flavin-containing monooxygenase codes for MRVCVIGAGLSGLAMSHALKERGISFVCLEKAPDVGGLWRQPGAGERGPGYQSLHLNTAKQLTGYADFPMPSDYPLYPRHDQVAAYLRSFAEWAGLLDHVELRTEVVSVRQDADGGWTVVSRDADGTQTSRRFEQVVVASGHHTDPALPDPLPAGADSFAGTILHSLDYRDGGDFAGRRVVVVGLGASAVDIAADLSRHAERTLLSVRRGLHIVPKQVFGMSLDEIAEAPWWNEMPFAERRKWVEQALLVARGRLSDYGLPEPDHPILSSATTLSDEILSRIRHGAVTPKPAIASFESDRVVFTDGSSETADTVVYCTGFHMTFPFLPPGCPVAADGAVELYRRIVPADRPGLYFVGLVRPAGALTRLVEAQAQWVARLVDGAAALPGTEEMREEISTYLTGIVERYGRTRGASIQVDVSPYLAEFREPVPV; via the coding sequence GTGCGTGTGTGTGTGATCGGTGCAGGCCTGTCGGGGCTGGCGATGAGCCATGCCCTGAAGGAGCGCGGCATCTCCTTCGTCTGCCTGGAGAAGGCGCCCGACGTCGGCGGCCTCTGGCGTCAGCCGGGGGCCGGTGAGCGAGGTCCGGGCTACCAGTCCCTGCACCTGAACACCGCCAAGCAGCTGACCGGTTACGCGGACTTCCCGATGCCGTCCGACTACCCCCTCTATCCCCGGCACGACCAGGTCGCCGCCTATCTGCGGTCCTTCGCCGAGTGGGCGGGACTCCTCGACCACGTGGAGCTGCGGACCGAGGTGGTCTCCGTCCGTCAGGACGCGGACGGCGGGTGGACCGTCGTCAGCCGGGACGCGGACGGCACGCAGACCTCGCGCCGGTTCGAGCAGGTGGTCGTCGCCTCCGGCCACCACACCGACCCGGCCCTGCCCGATCCCCTTCCGGCCGGCGCCGACTCCTTCGCCGGAACGATTCTTCACTCCCTCGACTACCGCGACGGCGGCGACTTCGCCGGCCGGCGCGTCGTCGTGGTGGGCCTCGGTGCGTCCGCGGTGGACATCGCGGCGGACCTCTCCCGGCACGCCGAGCGGACCCTGCTGTCGGTGCGCCGGGGGCTGCACATCGTGCCCAAGCAGGTCTTCGGGATGTCCCTCGACGAGATCGCCGAAGCCCCGTGGTGGAACGAGATGCCCTTCGCCGAGCGGCGCAAGTGGGTGGAACAGGCCCTGCTGGTGGCCCGGGGCAGGCTGTCGGACTACGGCCTGCCCGAGCCCGACCACCCGATCCTGTCCTCCGCGACGACCCTCTCGGACGAGATCCTCAGCCGGATCCGGCACGGTGCGGTGACCCCGAAGCCCGCGATCGCCTCGTTCGAGAGCGACCGGGTGGTGTTCACGGACGGCAGCTCCGAGACCGCCGACACGGTCGTCTACTGCACCGGGTTCCACATGACCTTCCCCTTCCTGCCCCCGGGCTGCCCGGTCGCGGCCGACGGCGCGGTCGAGCTCTACCGGCGGATCGTCCCGGCCGACCGGCCCGGTCTGTACTTCGTGGGCCTGGTGCGGCCCGCGGGCGCCCTCACCCGGCTGGTGGAGGCCCAGGCCCAGTGGGTGGCGCGCCTCGTCGACGGCGCCGCCGCGCTGCCCGGCACCGAGGAGATGCGCGAGGAGATCAGCACGTACCTGACCGGCATCGTCGAGCGCTACGGCCGGACTCGCGGCGCCTCGATCCAGGTCGACGTGAGTCCCTATCTGGCGGAGTTCCGCGAGCCGGTGCCCGTTTGA